The following are encoded together in the Methanoculleus sp. SDB genome:
- a CDS encoding formylmethanofuran dehydrogenase subunit C, translated as MATVTLTPKKVPSLRLEADNITPDAFAGKSAAEIADLHVYTGNTRESLGEYFTVAGSAGATAAETSIVIDGDVSRVKYIGMKMSAGDVLVKGDADMYVGAWMQGGKITVKGTVDAFAGTGMTGGEIVVDGDAGNYLGAAYRGDWRGMQGGLIRVGGNAGSDIGTFMRGGEIIIGGNTDVHVGTHQEGGRIVVKGDCKSKVGGQMVEGEIIVFGDIEVMMPGFQYRNDVDLEVDGSEATFALYEGDIGERHPKRKGSVVFGKLYLKY; from the coding sequence ATGGCAACAGTTACATTAACCCCGAAAAAAGTCCCCTCACTCCGCCTTGAGGCGGACAACATCACACCCGATGCCTTCGCCGGCAAATCGGCTGCGGAGATTGCGGACCTGCACGTCTACACGGGCAACACCAGAGAATCGCTCGGCGAGTACTTCACCGTCGCCGGGAGTGCGGGCGCGACCGCCGCCGAGACCTCAATCGTCATCGACGGCGATGTCTCCCGTGTCAAGTACATCGGCATGAAGATGTCCGCGGGCGACGTTCTCGTGAAGGGCGATGCCGACATGTATGTCGGCGCCTGGATGCAGGGCGGAAAGATCACCGTGAAGGGAACAGTCGATGCATTCGCGGGCACCGGGATGACGGGCGGCGAGATCGTCGTCGACGGCGATGCCGGAAACTACCTCGGCGCCGCCTATCGCGGTGACTGGCGAGGCATGCAGGGCGGCCTCATCCGCGTCGGCGGCAATGCCGGCAGCGACATCGGCACGTTCATGCGTGGCGGCGAGATCATCATCGGCGGCAACACCGACGTCCACGTGGGCACGCACCAGGAAGGCGGCCGCATTGTCGTCAAGGGCGACTGCAAGAGCAAAGTCGGCGGCCAGATGGTGGAGGGAGAGATCATCGTCTTCGGGGATATCGAAGTCATGATGCCCGGATTCCAGTACAGAAACGACGTCGACCTCGAGGTGGACGGGAGCGAGGCAACCTTCGCCCTCTATGAAGGGGATATCGGCGAACGCCACCCGAAGAGGAAGGGCAGCGTGGTCTTCGGCAAACTCTACCTCAAATATTAA